The genomic interval TCTACATGCAGAGCTTGGGACGAGGGCTGAAATAacactgaagatctttggtaCTCTGAGGACACTTGTGCAGGTGTGTCTGTCCCTCTCAACAAAGCTACAATTCTAAAAGGGTAGTAACATTTCAAAACCCATGTTCAGATAAATGCCGTTGAGACTTATTAGGGCAACAGAGTCAGTCACCAAAACAATCCTGTTTATGAGGGATACATAAAAAACTGCCACTCAAAATCTGCATAGTGTGAATGGCACAGTGACActggcacatactgtatacgTTGAGTATAAAAGCAGCACttcaaaaaaactttgtttcatGCGAGCTGTACATGTTCATGCAGATGAGGTCCAGGTCCAAGGTTTACTTTTTATCCACTGCGAGCTAATTCTGATTAAAGAGCTGTGTGACACAGGCCGAGGGAGTGTTGCCTGTGATGATACACCAGAAAGTACCGTGATATGAATGATCAGTCCTAGGAGTGTCTTTCTAAATATTTGCAATTCTTCCTGATTACACACTGTTGGACATTTAGGGGATTTCATGTGTTGACTGGAAATGCTTCAGAAATGTGTGGCACACTTTTGCTCGTGGGTTCTCTCTGTACCTGAAGCGTTCCTCCTGCAGGGCTTGCATTACAACTGTGTAGTCTCTCTGATAGTGGCTCTTCAGGCCGTCGAGGCTCTCCTCTAGCCTCGCCTGGCCCTCCCTCAGGTCTTGCACCTCCTGCAGCAACATTTCCAGGCTGGAGCTCTGGCCTCTGTCCAGTGTGTTGTCCTTGGAACTGGGGGGGCCTCCCGGGGCCCCTGTGGTGCTGTTGGCCCCCGCTGAGCCCGACGTAGCACTAGAGCAGTCATCCTCGCTGCCATACTTTGGACTGGACTGGAGGTGATGCCCAGCACTGCCAAATGAACGTCCGCCAGCCCCCGTCACGCCTTCATCCACCGAGGGGTCATCTAGAGAGTCTTTGAGGGAGGGGATGTTGTCAGCGCTGCCGAATTTGTTGCGAATCAGTGAGGCGATCTCTCGAGGTTTTGAAACGACGGCCCCCGCGGCAGAGTGAGTGGCCTGGGAGAAGCTCGACAGGCCTCCCTTGACACTGTCCACCACCCCTTCGCTAAAACCCGTGACTCTGGCTCCAACACCCTTCAGTCCCTGCTGCATGTCCCGCAGAACATCCTTGGGCTGGCGTGGGATACCATTGTGCTCCACTTCTCGCAGCTTCCGGTGGTAGTGCTCCAGTTTCCTTTGCAGCTGCTGGATGGTCTGCGCTGACTTTTGGTTCTTTTTCTCAAAAACCTGACAGCCACAGAACAAGTTTTCATGAATGAGAGTGACACTGCAATAATCCActttatttgcatatatttaGTAAGCTCCCTCCCTACCACTAAGGAAAAACGAAACAGAACCATCAAGTGGCCCAGATTTAATCTTTCACAAAATTGACATTTAATTAGTTTCAAAGAACAGAATAATTCTTTGTTTTACCTGTTTGATGCGTGTGCTTTGCTGTTTGTCCGCATTGTTGGCTAGTTTGAGGTACTCGGCAACGTTGTCATCCCTGGCCGTCTGCTCGATCTTAATCTGCTCTGTGAGCTTGAGGATTTTCTGCTGTAGCTGCGCGATCGCCTGTTTGGTGCGCTGAGGGTCTGGGGTGCTATCCTCCCCACCTGGGAACGAACCGTCTGCCCCACAAGACACAGCCAGCGGTGTTTGGCCCAGCCCACTCACCTCCAGCCGGTCGATCTGAAGAGAGAACATGggagaagacgagaggaagatTGGAGTAAGTCAGATATTGGAATGAGGAATTAaggggagggaagaaaacagTGTGAGTTATATATTTAGGTTTCAATATGTCAATTTGctgacacactgaaaaaaaaaaggcttctgcATTTCTGCCAGGAAAGAGAGCAAACTGCAGCAGTTGAAAAGGCCACTTGCGGTCAGTTTGTCTGAAGAGGGAGATGCAggatattcatttttcattcagggtttaacaaagaaaagaaagtggaagggaaaaaatgtacataacttcCAGGTGTGAATCCAGAGCTTTTGAACTAGTTTGTTTAAACAGGCAAGAACAGAATGAAAAGAGTATCAGCCGCATCAATACATTTGTTCTTAGTTCAGGGAGCCTGACTGACAGAATAATAGACTTTTGTTTACAACAGTTtcacaaattaatatttgtcCTTTCAGATACGGGCCTGAGTTTGTCAAAaggccacacacagagcatttgtggaaaaatgaaagatgCTATCTAACATTGAGTTTTTCCTGTATTTCCCAAATACGAGATAATCTCAAGCCAAGCATATGATGAACCTAAAGCACCTCCAGTCCCAGGCAGGACGGAGTGATTTATCTCCTCGACACCTCAGGGGAGGAACACGCGGAACACCGTGATAACCGCTGGAGCTAATCGTGCTTCAAGAGGGGATTGTGATCAAAATATTATTCTCAGCactgtgcatgcacacacatttttttttaaaaataaatgaaaagaaaataagcagcCGAACCAAGGGGGCTGAGAAACCAGAACAAATCAGACTGGGCATCCATCACTCACTCATCACCCAGCTTGTAAATAGGCCGTCcattattaacacacacacacacacacacacacacacacacacaccaggggcTCACCTGTGTGCACATGGCATGACTAATTGATGACAGACGTCGCTCagtcaacaacagaaacaacgCAATGCATCCGGCAGAGAACACAGAACTCTTTCAAGAGTTTCTTTTCTGTCAACACAGGAAGAAACTGCCCACAAACCCGCGATAAGTCATTTGATAAAGTCACATTCTGAAAAGCGACCAGATCCtgcgcaatttttttttaaattaaaaaaaaaaaaaaaaaaaaaaaaaaaggagcgcTCACCTTTCCATTGGTCAAACGGATAAATTGTTCCCAGTGCATTTTCTCCAGACAGAAATGGAGCCGTGTTTGAGTCTGCCCGGACACTAGAGTCAGAGTTAAAAGGCTCAGTCCGGCTCTGTTGACCATCCCCTCAGGTCAGAGGAAGATCCGCCGGTTCCTCCTGCCGCTCCGACCCGACGGGATTGTTGTGAAAGTTGAATCTACCTGAAAGTCAGTCAACTGGGCGAGTGAGCagagctccgccccctctccgctcctcgcccctcccctcccggcTGAGGGATGACATCATCCTCCAATCAACCTCACGGAGCAGAAAATAGATCCTCAGTCAgggactttttctttcttcctttttcttcactATATGAGAGACTATTAGTCAATAGTTACTCTCagtatatatttacacacagtgCGGAGAGGCGGCACAGTGTTGTAGTCCCAGTAGCCTACATTTAAGGAGGTACTGTGCTCTCGTGCCCGAGTATTTCATGCTTCTTTATACGCATGTTCCACTTCAACTCAGAGGAAAATGTACTCACTCTTACTCCACTACACTGTCTTTATTCCCTAAACCTCAGACTCAGATATTATATACAAATCATGTAAAGCGTTTATAGAATATTTATAACAATTGTAGACAGTAACTTCGCaacagaacataaaacaaataattgtaTATCACTCGCAGCAGGCATTTTTCTACTTCCACTCTACTTCCATACTTATGTACATAGGTAGCTACATTTCACAGTTCATTACTTTTACCTAACTGACATGATAAAATGCAATTAGTATTTTCCTATTGAAGCATTTCACTATGAACACATTTACAGGACAATATAGCTACAGACATACAAATAAAGATTTTGAGCTTTACACGTTTGATTTAAATTAAGCATACAGCTATGGAACAATGGTACAGGTAGTGCCACCGAGGAATTATTGATGGGAAATATCATAAATAATTGCTCTCATCTATTTAATTAGAATATGAGATCAATTCAACGAACAAGTAGGAAAGAATGAACGACAAAAATCCACACAAACAAGTCAAATATTTGCTTATCAGTAGACAGACTTTCACAGCTAAGATGAGAACGTTTCTTAATGTGTTAAACAATCATAGATGTGCCTGACAAATATTTGCGATCAGAAAGTTGGTGTGTGAAGTGAAATTCTATAATTGAGTTGAACAAAAGGCTACAGGGCAGACTGAGAGTCTGGGCCACAATGTGCGACTAAATCAACTATAAcagtctctgtgtctgtgccagCCAATAGAGAGGAGCTCAAGAGGGCAAGAAAAACCGGTCCGACGTCTcttcaacacacatacacactcggCCAAGGGCACATTCCTGTGGCGGGTGATGTTATATATTTGGAAATTCGTTTTTTgactttaaaatgaatgattttgCATTGTGTTGATAACGGTACAGCAACATTCAAATGGCCTGGAGGAAGCCCCACATCCAGGAGTCAATTGACTTAATTACTGTTGTGTGCAACAATTCTAATCATTCTTAAATCCTCTTGTCGGGCAGACGGGGGGATCAGATGAATCACAGAACTAGAATAGCCTGCCGTGCTGGCACGATAAAGAACTAAGGGGTGACGTTGCAGAATGGCACGTGGTCCGTTCTTGGCTATAAACACTAAAGTATTCATAGTGTTATGAGGGAAAGCATGAATAAAGTGCCTATTTCATCCATATGAGCATGG from Scophthalmus maximus strain ysfricsl-2021 chromosome 3, ASM2237912v1, whole genome shotgun sequence carries:
- the LOC118316903 gene encoding transmembrane and coiled-coil domains protein 1 isoform X6, which codes for MVNRAGLSLLTLTLVSGQTQTRLHFCLEKMHWEQFIRLTNGKIDRLEVSGLGQTPLAVSCGADGSFPGGEDSTPDPQRTKQAIAQLQQKILKLTEQIKIEQTARDDNVAEYLKLANNADKQQSTRIKQVFEKKNQKSAQTIQQLQRKLEHYHRKLREVEHNGIPRQPKDVLRDMQQGLKGVGARVTGFSEGVVDSVKGGLSSFSQATHSAAGAVVSKPREIASLIRNKFGSADNIPSLKDSLDDPSVDEGVTGAGGRSFGSAGHHLQSSPKYGSEDDCSSATSGSAGANSTTGAPGGPPSSKDNTLDRGQSSSLEMLLQEVQDLREGQARLEESLDGLKSHYQRDYTVVMQALQEERFRCERLEEQLNDLTELHQNEILNLKQELASMEEKIAYQSYERARDIQEALEACQTRISKMELQQQQQQVVQLEGLENATARTLLGKLINVLLALMAVLLVFVSTVANCVVPLMKTRSRSLSTLLLILLLAFLWRNWDALSGYTHRALQSPG
- the LOC118316903 gene encoding transmembrane and coiled-coil domains protein 1 isoform X3, with the translated sequence MSAGGTTPSAPDDAFGSGCPDSDRPSAPVVPSTAGQGSAAAGIMRRGTSLQSRRSKGCGSALGGGDFDPFLRGSPQPPRRRNTNDPQQHTSRPRSSSTTDAKPSSPAPGNTGSDVVLSSGYQSTEETDRIDRLEVSGLGQTPLAVSCGADGSFPGGEDSTPDPQRTKQAIAQLQQKILKLTEQIKIEQTARDDNVAEYLKLANNADKQQSTRIKQVFEKKNQKSAQTIQQLQRKLEHYHRKLREVEHNGIPRQPKDVLRDMQQGLKGVGARVTGFSEGVVDSVKGGLSSFSQATHSAAGAVVSKPREIASLIRNKFGSADNIPSLKDSLDDPSVDEGVTGAGGRSFGSAGHHLQSSPKYGSEDDCSSATSGSAGANSTTGAPGGPPSSKDNTLDRGQSSSLEMLLQEVQDLREGQARLEESLDGLKSHYQRDYTVVMQALQEERFRCERLEEQLNDLTELHQNEILNLKQELASMEEKIAYQSYERARDIQEALEACQTRISKMELQQQQQQVVQLEGLENATARTLLGKLINVLLALMAVLLVFVSTVANCVVPLMKTRSRSLSTLLLILLLAFLWRNWDALSGYTHRALQSPG
- the LOC118316903 gene encoding transmembrane and coiled-coil domains protein 1 isoform X5; the protein is MRRGTSLQSRRSKGCGSALGGGDFDPFLRGSPQPPRRRNTNDPQQHTSRPRSSSTTDAKPSSPAPGNTGSDVVLSSGYQSTEETDRIDRLEVSGLGQTPLAVSCGADGSFPGGEDSTPDPQRTKQAIAQLQQKILKLTEQIKIEQTARDDNVAEYLKLANNADKQQSTRIKQVFEKKNQKSAQTIQQLQRKLEHYHRKLREVEHNGIPRQPKDVLRDMQQGLKGVGARVTGFSEGVVDSVKGGLSSFSQATHSAAGAVVSKPREIASLIRNKFGSADNIPSLKDSLDDPSVDEGVTGAGGRSFGSAGHHLQSSPKYGSEDDCSSATSGSAGANSTTGAPGGPPSSKDNTLDRGQSSSLEMLLQEVQDLREGQARLEESLDGLKSHYQRDYTVVMQALQEERFRCERLEEQLNDLTELHQNEILNLKQELASMEEKIAYQSYERARDIQEALEACQTRISKMELQQQQQQVVQLEGLENATARTLLGKLINVLLALMAVLLVFVSTVANCVVPLMKTRSRSLSTLLLILLLAFLWRNWDALSGYTHRALQSPG
- the LOC118316903 gene encoding transmembrane and coiled-coil domains protein 1 isoform X9; translated protein: MVQRFSLRRQYSKIDRLEVSGLGQTPLAVSCGADGSFPGGEDSTPDPQRTKQAIAQLQQKILKLTEQIKIEQTARDDNVAEYLKLANNADKQQSTRIKQVFEKKNQKSAQTIQQLQRKLEHYHRKLREVEHNGIPRQPKDVLRDMQQGLKGVGARVTGFSEGVVDSVKGGLSSFSQATHSAAGAVVSKPREIASLIRNKFGSADNIPSLKDSLDDPSVDEGVTGAGGRSFGSAGHHLQSSPKYGSEDDCSSATSGSAGANSTTGAPGGPPSSKDNTLDRGQSSSLEMLLQEVQDLREGQARLEESLDGLKSHYQRDYTVVMQALQEERFRCERLEEQLNDLTELHQNEILNLKQELASMEEKIAYQSYERARDIQEALEACQTRISKMELQQQQQQVVQLEGLENATARTLLGKLINVLLALMAVLLVFVSTVANCVVPLMKTRSRSLSTLLLILLLAFLWRNWDALSGYTHRALQSPG
- the LOC118316903 gene encoding transmembrane and coiled-coil domains protein 1 isoform X7, whose amino-acid sequence is MRLPAMEVILNLVTADTSPLPIPTNIDRLEVSGLGQTPLAVSCGADGSFPGGEDSTPDPQRTKQAIAQLQQKILKLTEQIKIEQTARDDNVAEYLKLANNADKQQSTRIKQVFEKKNQKSAQTIQQLQRKLEHYHRKLREVEHNGIPRQPKDVLRDMQQGLKGVGARVTGFSEGVVDSVKGGLSSFSQATHSAAGAVVSKPREIASLIRNKFGSADNIPSLKDSLDDPSVDEGVTGAGGRSFGSAGHHLQSSPKYGSEDDCSSATSGSAGANSTTGAPGGPPSSKDNTLDRGQSSSLEMLLQEVQDLREGQARLEESLDGLKSHYQRDYTVVMQALQEERFRCERLEEQLNDLTELHQNEILNLKQELASMEEKIAYQSYERARDIQEALEACQTRISKMELQQQQQQVVQLEGLENATARTLLGKLINVLLALMAVLLVFVSTVANCVVPLMKTRSRSLSTLLLILLLAFLWRNWDALSGYTHRALQSPG
- the LOC118316903 gene encoding transmembrane and coiled-coil domains protein 1 isoform X2, with translation MDKETQVSAGGTTPSAPDDAFGSGCPDSDRPSAPVVPSTAGQGSAAAGIMRRGTSLQSRRSKGCGSALGGGDFDPFLRGSPQPPRRRNTNDPQQHTSRPRSSSTTDAKPSSPAPGNTGSDVVLSSGYQSTEETDRIDRLEVSGLGQTPLAVSCGADGSFPGGEDSTPDPQRTKQAIAQLQQKILKLTEQIKIEQTARDDNVAEYLKLANNADKQQSTRIKQVFEKKNQKSAQTIQQLQRKLEHYHRKLREVEHNGIPRQPKDVLRDMQQGLKGVGARVTGFSEGVVDSVKGGLSSFSQATHSAAGAVVSKPREIASLIRNKFGSADNIPSLKDSLDDPSVDEGVTGAGGRSFGSAGHHLQSSPKYGSEDDCSSATSGSAGANSTTGAPGGPPSSKDNTLDRGQSSSLEMLLQEVQDLREGQARLEESLDGLKSHYQRDYTVVMQALQEERFRCERLEEQLNDLTELHQNEILNLKQELASMEEKIAYQSYERARDIQEALEACQTRISKMELQQQQQQVVQLEGLENATARTLLGKLINVLLALMAVLLVFVSTVANCVVPLMKTRSRSLSTLLLILLLAFLWRNWDALSGYTHRALQSPG
- the LOC118316903 gene encoding transmembrane and coiled-coil domains protein 1 isoform X4 yields the protein MDKETQAGQGSAAAGIMRRGTSLQSRRSKGCGSALGGGDFDPFLRGSPQPPRRRNTNDPQQHTSRPRSSSTTDAKPSSPAPGNTGSDVVLSSGYQSTEETDRIDRLEVSGLGQTPLAVSCGADGSFPGGEDSTPDPQRTKQAIAQLQQKILKLTEQIKIEQTARDDNVAEYLKLANNADKQQSTRIKQVFEKKNQKSAQTIQQLQRKLEHYHRKLREVEHNGIPRQPKDVLRDMQQGLKGVGARVTGFSEGVVDSVKGGLSSFSQATHSAAGAVVSKPREIASLIRNKFGSADNIPSLKDSLDDPSVDEGVTGAGGRSFGSAGHHLQSSPKYGSEDDCSSATSGSAGANSTTGAPGGPPSSKDNTLDRGQSSSLEMLLQEVQDLREGQARLEESLDGLKSHYQRDYTVVMQALQEERFRCERLEEQLNDLTELHQNEILNLKQELASMEEKIAYQSYERARDIQEALEACQTRISKMELQQQQQQVVQLEGLENATARTLLGKLINVLLALMAVLLVFVSTVANCVVPLMKTRSRSLSTLLLILLLAFLWRNWDALSGYTHRALQSPG
- the LOC118316903 gene encoding transmembrane and coiled-coil domains protein 1 isoform X8 produces the protein MLTSQEAHSRSVRMRGITTNKIDRLEVSGLGQTPLAVSCGADGSFPGGEDSTPDPQRTKQAIAQLQQKILKLTEQIKIEQTARDDNVAEYLKLANNADKQQSTRIKQVFEKKNQKSAQTIQQLQRKLEHYHRKLREVEHNGIPRQPKDVLRDMQQGLKGVGARVTGFSEGVVDSVKGGLSSFSQATHSAAGAVVSKPREIASLIRNKFGSADNIPSLKDSLDDPSVDEGVTGAGGRSFGSAGHHLQSSPKYGSEDDCSSATSGSAGANSTTGAPGGPPSSKDNTLDRGQSSSLEMLLQEVQDLREGQARLEESLDGLKSHYQRDYTVVMQALQEERFRCERLEEQLNDLTELHQNEILNLKQELASMEEKIAYQSYERARDIQEALEACQTRISKMELQQQQQQVVQLEGLENATARTLLGKLINVLLALMAVLLVFVSTVANCVVPLMKTRSRSLSTLLLILLLAFLWRNWDALSGYTHRALQSPG